The stretch of DNA CCAAAGATTAGTTCAGAACTGCTCAATGATACCCTTAAGATAAGATTAACTCTATTAAAATTTCAACCCAAATAATGAGAATACAGACGTAAACATGAGAAAAGATTATCTGAATGAAAAGATGGTAAGGTTTGAAAATAAGCAAATAAGCCAGTCCCACTTTCTACCAGACTGATGATTATTTAGCAACTCTGATTCCATGGGGTAAAAAGGATTACCAGAACACCAGCAGCCATGTCCCACGGCTTAAGCCGATATTCCCAGTAGGCTTCGGTAATGCCTAGACCAACATGGGACATATCAGCAGCAGCAGAGCCTAGCCTTCGTACTCCCTGAAAGCAAGTACGTTTTAAAAAAGAAGGATTAAAGAAACATCATAAAGAAGAAAAGTGGGCGGTGTTTGGTTTCCTTGTTACTGAACCCATGGTAATACCATTTTAATCAGGGGAGGATTCACTTACCCTGCTAACATCAGTAAATTCCTTGAACAAATTTATATTGGTCAGCCATGCATCATCATGTTCATATCCAAACCCAGTAACCAGAAGAGATTGTTCCACCTAGAGAATCAATTAAAGATAATATATTATAAATCCGTATCTGCTGCACGAACTATTTATATTACATGAATTATAATTGCATCCTGAAATACTTTAATGAACAGATACATTGAGTATGATCACTGGAAGGTTTTCATGGCAGGTACACACAGGTGTGCACGTATCCTTACTTGTACAGTTGAATAAGAGAAATAGGTTACCTTTTCTGTTGGACTGACATGAATCTTTTGCCCATTACAATAAGCACCTTTTCCTGTTCAAGGAGCAAACAGAGCCTTAAAAACTAATGTCATGGTATATTCCAGAACCAGAATAAGAAGCATGCCAATTATTGATCAAAGATCCTACCAGAAGATGCAGAAATTGTACGAGTGTTCCAGCACATAGGCCCACCACAAAATTCCACCTAAATGAGATGGCAATAATATGTGAGTACAGAGAGAAACTATTTCTAAGACCTCCATAATCATACGGTTCAAGAATGATACATGCATACACATACCACAGTGGCAGCAGCAGGCTTGCCTCGGAATAGAACGCCAATGGATACAGAAAAGCTGGGGTAACCATGTGCAAAGTTTGTTGTTCCATCTAAACAAGAGGAACTCATTATATTGGATCGTTTATGAAGAAGATCATGAAAATGAATTAAATTGAAACATAAAGATTGTATTACATATTCTCTAGTCAAAATGGCTCAAAGAATGCCTCAGTGAAATTAGGTGCCAGTCATAAATCATTCTATTGCTTAGCAATCTACGTAGAATTGTCACCTTCCAAATCAGTGAAACAGACTAACCCATAGTGAGTGCACAGCTTATGTCCGAAAAATAAAGCAATCCTCAGAATCAAGGAAACACTACAGGAATTTATTCATCCAATTCTATAAACGATGGTTGTTCATGATAGAAAAATCCCAGTTAAGCCCACTACAGGAATGATTGTATGGTAAGTATTAATAAAGGAGCCAAACCTAAAGGATCAATGCACCAGAGATACTCTGACAAAGAATCTCCAATAAGGCCACCTTCCTCCCCAAGTATGAGGTGGTCTTTGAAATTCTTGGTGACGACTTCAAGAATGACTGATTCACTCAGCTTATCTGTGCTGAACAGAAGGATGGAACAATAAATTCACCAAGTGAGAACACATGCATAAATTTAAGGTCCGCGTTCATACACCGGTGAAATCAACAGCATATGCAAAAATAAGAGTATACATGAGAAGCATTCTTACTCTGTCACCAAGTCTGCAACCCCTTTGTATTGGATATTACGCGGCTTATTAACAGCTTCCATCACAACCTAAAACGGATGGAAGACAAGGAAAACTGGCTGAGAATTTATTCATCAAAACTGGAACGAGGAGGATGCGAGGAACTTGCACAAGGGCATGGAATGGAAGTACTCAAGTACCACAGCCCCTCTTACGAAAATGAGGAACTGGGCACTTCAAATGTGATGAGTTATGCAACCCATAAAGCGTCGTGCTATACCCCATATGTTTATCCTCTCCTGGTTAGCAGAACTATTTGTCAAATTTATCCCCGGAAACAAATTAAACCAGTAGTTGGCAGCACATTAACCAGCACGGCAGCACCTGCCAATTCAACTGCACGACTAGCATTTCTTTCTTTGAAACTAAGTGGCAGCGCAATCGTCGCTATAATGGGAGCAAGCAATTCAATCTACGGATCGTACCACGGGCAGAAGCCGCAGAACCTGCAATCGTCTAGCGGAGTCAACCCCACCACACCAAGGGGGCGCCGACGAGAAAAGGGGAAATCGCAAACGCACCTCGGCGCCTGCCTTGGCGGCGGCCTTGATGACGCCGAGCAGCTCGTCGGCGGGAACCGGGCCGGTGGTGGGAGCGGCCATCTTCGGGTACTTGCTGGGTGCGGCGGGCTGGTCCGACGCCACCGCCATGAGAGAGCGCGCGTGCTTGGACCTGGAGGCGAGCGCGCGGAGGGCGAGGATCGGCGCCGGCGAGGCCCTGGCATTCCTCGGGAGcgaggaggcggcggtggtggaggaagGGAGAAGATACCGTGCCATTGGTGCTGAGAGAAAGGGTTTGATGTCTTCCTGTTGTTTTCCTCCCGCTGCGCTTCGATTTTTTGTCGAAAGAGACCCTCTGCCCACTGGAATTGCCAAAAGAGACCCCCTACGAACGAAATTAACAAAAGAGACCCCCTCACTAGTGGCGGCATgcgcggcaggcgacacgtgtCACCTGCCGCCACGCCATGAGGCGGCGGGCCCTGCCGCCACCGCAGGAGGCGGCCGCGCGGGGCACAACGGCCTTCGTACAGTGCAGCGTGCCGCGACGGAACGGGCCGCGCCAGGTGGGCCCGGCCGCCACCGGCTGAGGCGGCAGCCCTGCCGCTGTCCCTCCCCGGCCGACACGGCCTGCTGCGCGCAGGCCCAATAGGTGGGccacgccgccaccagccgaggcgGCATGTGTTGTGCTGCTGCACGCGCAACAGTGCGCAAACGACGCTGATTCCGAGGCGCGACAGCGACACTGATGGCGGTGACTCCGACGCGCGGGAATATGGACGCTTTTGGTTCTTTCGCCCGGGAATCAGTCCTGCCTTTGCTTCTTTTGCCTCAGCGGATGCGATGGCACTGGGAATCCGATGCTGCGGGAAGCTAttgtgccgacactacagggatcctaAATATCCCCGCTTAATTTTCTGGCCATCATTTATCGTCTGAGCTTATAAAAGGAGACACCGAGGCTCTCGTCCAGCCATCCTCGAAATCGGCACTGCGCAAAGTGTGTAACACATATTTTCAGTCGGTATGAGTTTGCCTTGCTCGGATCAAAGCATTAGGCCGAGGAAAATGAAGAATGCAAGTTTGCCTCCGGGGGTGGCAGTCCTGCGGTGTTGGTGTGGCgatctttgcaaggtgaaggaggttacggatttttcagattggttgggcatgaagtttttcatgtgcaccaattatgaggaagatccacccatagctatttcagagtacgacaagcctccggtatgctttaaccatcataaatagatattgttggtattttgATAGATTCTTTAATAACATCCTGGTTTCTTGTTGTAGTCTCCTCCGCCTATGTGCATGTACTATCGTTGGATTGACACGGAGATGCCGGCTTGGGCAGTGACTGAGATTCGTGAAAGAAGTCGCCGTGCGTGGAATAGTTTCTATGCGGAAGAGCGACGCGAGAAggcggaagctgaggagaaagcagagcaagagagagagttaaAAGAATACTATGTGGAGCAACACCGGTTTTTTCAGGATTTAGGAAAGAAAAACAGGGAAGAGGCTCGTCGCATGGAGGAGCCGGAACGACAGCGAAAGGAGGCTCGTGAGGCGGAGAGGCAGAGAAAGAAAGAACGGGCACGT from Triticum dicoccoides isolate Atlit2015 ecotype Zavitan chromosome 6A, WEW_v2.0, whole genome shotgun sequence encodes:
- the LOC119316440 gene encoding phosphatase IMPL1, chloroplastic-like isoform X1 translates to MARYLLPSSTTAASSLPRNARASPAPILALRALASRSKHARSLMAVASDQPAAPSKYPKMAAPTTGPVPADELLGVIKAAAKAGAEVVMEAVNKPRNIQYKGVADLVTDTDKLSESVILEVVTKNFKDHLILGEEGGLIGDSLSEYLWCIDPLDGTTNFAHGYPSFSVSIGVLFRGKPAAATVVEFCGGPMCWNTRTISASSGKGAYCNGQKIHVSPTEKVEQSLLVTGFGYEHDDAWLTNINLFKEFTDVSRGVRRLGSAAADMSHVGLGITEAYWEYRLKPWDMAAGVLIVEEAGGVVTRMDGGEFTVFDRSVLVSNGTVHDQLLERIRPATEDLKKKGIDFSRWFKPDNYPTDF